A single region of the Sphingobium sp. EP60837 genome encodes:
- a CDS encoding winged helix-turn-helix domain-containing protein, with protein MSHKLLVVEDDEATAAYIVKGLTEAGFTVDHAADGREGFFLASDGSYGAIILDRMMPAMDGMSVLKALRAAGIDTPVLILSALGTPEDRVEGLTSGSDDYLVKPFSFAELLARVQLLLRRAGAGNAVVTVLRHDDLEMDLMARRVKRGGKAVDLQPREFRLLEFFLRHAGQVVTRTMLLEGVWDYHFDPGTNVIDVHVSRLRRKLDDGSERPLLHTVRGAGYRLGLAA; from the coding sequence ATGAGCCACAAATTGCTGGTGGTGGAAGATGACGAGGCGACAGCGGCCTATATCGTCAAGGGGCTGACCGAAGCAGGCTTCACCGTAGATCATGCCGCGGACGGCCGCGAAGGCTTTTTCCTGGCAAGTGACGGAAGTTATGGTGCAATCATACTCGACCGCATGATGCCCGCCATGGATGGCATGTCGGTGTTGAAGGCGCTGCGCGCCGCCGGCATCGACACACCGGTTCTCATCCTGTCAGCACTCGGCACGCCGGAGGATCGGGTGGAAGGGTTGACGAGCGGATCGGACGATTATCTCGTAAAGCCATTCAGCTTCGCCGAATTGCTGGCGCGGGTCCAACTTCTGCTGCGGCGGGCGGGCGCGGGCAATGCCGTGGTCACCGTCTTGCGGCACGACGACCTGGAAATGGACCTGATGGCGCGGCGGGTGAAGCGGGGCGGCAAGGCTGTCGATCTGCAACCGCGCGAGTTCCGGCTGCTGGAATTCTTCCTGCGCCATGCCGGGCAGGTGGTGACGCGCACCATGTTGCTGGAAGGCGTGTGGGATTATCATTTCGACCCTGGCACAAATGTGATCGATGTGCATGTGAGCCGCCTTCGCCGGAAACTGGACGACGGGTCTGAGCGGCCACTGCTCCATACGGTGCGGGGCGCGGGCTATCGCCTTGGCCTTGCCGCATAG
- a CDS encoding peroxiredoxin, which translates to MALSIGSKAPDFTAQTTQGQISFHEWLGDSWGIIFSHPKDFTPVCTTELGYLARLTPEFEKRNCKVIGLSVDPVGNHERWLGDIRSATGGDVTYPIIGDSDLKVAKLYEMLPAESGDTSEGRTAADNQTVRTVYLIGPDKLIKAMLSYPMSSGRNFDEVLRLLDSCQLTAKHKVATPVNWKWGEDVIIVPSVSDEEAKERFPDGWNSVTPYLRVVPQPQE; encoded by the coding sequence ATGGCACTCTCGATCGGCAGCAAGGCCCCCGACTTCACCGCGCAGACCACGCAAGGGCAGATCAGCTTTCATGAATGGCTGGGCGACAGTTGGGGCATCATTTTTTCACACCCCAAGGATTTCACCCCGGTCTGCACGACCGAACTGGGCTATCTCGCGCGGCTGACGCCGGAATTCGAGAAGCGCAATTGCAAGGTGATCGGCCTGTCGGTCGATCCCGTCGGCAATCATGAGCGCTGGTTGGGCGACATAAGGTCCGCGACCGGCGGCGATGTCACCTATCCCATCATCGGCGATAGCGACCTTAAGGTAGCCAAGCTCTACGAGATGCTGCCTGCCGAGTCAGGCGATACGTCCGAGGGGCGAACGGCAGCGGACAATCAGACGGTGCGAACGGTCTATCTGATCGGTCCCGACAAACTGATCAAGGCGATGCTGAGCTATCCCATGAGCAGCGGGCGCAACTTTGACGAGGTGCTGCGCCTGCTCGACAGCTGCCAGCTCACCGCCAAGCACAAGGTCGCTACGCCGGTGAATTGGAAATGGGGCGAGGATGTAATTATCGTACCGTCCGTGTCGGATGAGGAAGCAAAGGAGCGTTTCCCGGACGGGTGGAACAGCGTCACGCCCTATTTGCGGGTCGTGCCACAGCCTCAGGAATAG
- a CDS encoding PDZ domain-containing protein encodes MRRGLGDPAVTGGLLAALALCTLLISLAFFLHLRRDPMGEAVRGRMLPGLTIGATGPALTVTSIRSGGEAARHGVAVGDVIVAIDGKSFRSLDQAEAYLISQPSDDVVLDLRGSGGRHVVALDRGLR; translated from the coding sequence ATGAGGCGTGGCTTGGGCGATCCTGCTGTCACGGGCGGTTTGCTCGCAGCGCTGGCCCTGTGCACCCTGCTCATCAGCCTTGCTTTCTTCCTCCACTTGCGTCGCGATCCGATGGGCGAGGCGGTACGTGGCCGGATGTTACCCGGCCTTACGATCGGCGCGACGGGACCCGCGCTGACCGTAACCAGCATAAGATCGGGAGGAGAAGCAGCCCGGCATGGGGTTGCCGTGGGGGATGTCATCGTCGCGATCGACGGAAAATCCTTTCGCTCGCTGGATCAGGCGGAGGCTTATCTGATAAGCCAGCCCAGCGATGATGTCGTGCTGGATCTGAGGGGAAGCGGTGGGCGGCATGTCGTCGCGCTGGATCGGGGATTGCGATGA
- a CDS encoding AI-2E family transporter: MSDQPQNVRIEDGVFLGFVLLVSVGFALVIEPFFAAILWGVIAAILFGPVNQNLLRQMPGRRNSAAGLTLLLIVAVVILPAIILAVALVQEATLFYGKVQSGEINIAHTFYQFQARLPDWASAMLARVGITNFATVREALSQGIANSFRSVAAQVFQIGQSAFSFFVALSVTLYLTFFLLRDGPALAARLDRAAPLRSTHRRALMEQFVVVTRATIKGSVVVAIVQGMIGGVVFWALGLQGPLLWGVLMGCFSLIPAVGTGLVWVPVALYLLATGAVVKGIILIVCGLFIIGMIDNLLRPILVGRDTRIPDYVVLITTLGGIDMFGFNGIVIGPVIAALFIATWNIVTRMRTGNGIEGPLTQEEPLPPAPAP, translated from the coding sequence ATGAGCGACCAGCCGCAAAATGTCCGCATCGAGGATGGAGTCTTTCTAGGCTTCGTGCTGCTGGTGTCGGTCGGTTTCGCGCTGGTGATCGAGCCGTTTTTCGCGGCGATCCTGTGGGGCGTGATCGCCGCAATCCTGTTTGGGCCGGTGAACCAGAATCTGCTGCGGCAGATGCCGGGTCGGCGCAACAGCGCGGCGGGGCTGACGTTGCTGCTGATCGTTGCGGTCGTTATTTTGCCCGCGATCATCCTGGCCGTCGCGTTGGTGCAGGAAGCTACGCTCTTCTACGGCAAGGTGCAGTCGGGCGAGATCAATATCGCGCATACATTCTATCAGTTCCAGGCGCGGTTGCCGGACTGGGCGTCGGCGATGCTGGCGCGGGTGGGCATCACCAATTTCGCGACGGTGCGCGAGGCGCTGAGCCAGGGGATCGCCAACAGTTTCCGGTCGGTGGCGGCGCAGGTGTTCCAGATCGGGCAGAGCGCGTTCAGCTTCTTCGTGGCGTTGAGCGTGACGCTCTACCTCACTTTCTTCCTGCTGCGGGACGGGCCTGCGCTGGCGGCGCGGCTGGACCGGGCGGCGCCGCTGCGCTCCACGCACAGGCGCGCGCTGATGGAGCAGTTCGTCGTCGTCACCCGCGCCACCATCAAGGGCAGCGTTGTCGTCGCCATCGTCCAGGGGATGATCGGAGGCGTGGTCTTCTGGGCGCTGGGGCTGCAGGGGCCGCTGCTCTGGGGCGTGCTGATGGGCTGCTTCTCGTTGATCCCAGCCGTCGGAACGGGGCTCGTCTGGGTGCCGGTCGCGCTCTATCTGCTGGCGACGGGAGCGGTGGTCAAGGGCATTATCCTGATCGTCTGCGGCCTGTTCATCATCGGCATGATCGACAATCTGTTGCGCCCGATCCTGGTTGGACGCGACACCCGTATCCCAGACTATGTGGTGCTGATCACCACGCTGGGCGGGATCGACATGTTCGGGTTCAACGGCATCGTCATCGGCCCGGTGATCGCAGCCCTGTTCATCGCCACTTGGAACATCGTAACGCGGATGCGCACCGGCAACGGCATTGAAGGGCCCCTTACCCAGGAAGAGCCGCTACCCCCTGCCCCTGCTCCATGA
- a CDS encoding MBL fold metallo-hydrolase, whose amino-acid sequence MFFAVFQDGEGCKSYIIANEQCCAAAIIDPALDQVDRYLGEVNKQGLRVRYIIDTHTHADHFSGARALREALNAPIVMHRFSPAPYVDLHVEDGHSLPLGDMRMHILHTPGHTRDSMAIHVEDRVFTGDTLLIGGTGRSDLPSGDPEQLYDSLFRKLLALPGDTLVYPAHDYKGRESSTIAEERVTNPRLAKVDRAEFVAMMNSLNLSAPTHLTEALRTNMSGGKTVRQLLQEAAAKVPFMAMAELRQRLVQRANDFVILDVREKEAFAASHVPGATHVPRGQLELRVNEVLPDPHVEILTVCELGKISTLAAATLRELGFPRATALDGGMAAWREQGNPVESGLTA is encoded by the coding sequence ATGTTCTTCGCGGTCTTCCAGGATGGCGAAGGGTGCAAATCCTACATTATCGCCAACGAGCAGTGCTGCGCCGCGGCCATCATCGATCCGGCGCTGGATCAGGTGGACCGTTATCTGGGCGAGGTGAACAAGCAGGGATTGCGCGTCCGCTACATCATCGACACCCATACTCATGCCGATCATTTCTCCGGCGCGCGGGCTTTGCGGGAGGCGCTGAACGCGCCGATCGTCATGCACCGATTTTCGCCCGCGCCTTATGTCGATCTGCATGTCGAAGATGGCCATTCGCTCCCCCTGGGCGACATGCGCATGCATATCCTCCACACGCCCGGCCATACGCGCGATTCGATGGCGATCCATGTCGAGGATCGGGTCTTTACCGGGGATACGCTGCTGATCGGCGGCACCGGACGCAGCGATTTGCCCAGTGGCGATCCGGAACAGCTATATGACAGCCTGTTCCGCAAGCTGCTGGCGCTGCCAGGCGATACGCTGGTCTATCCAGCGCATGACTATAAGGGACGGGAGAGTTCCACCATAGCTGAGGAGCGGGTGACCAATCCCCGGCTCGCCAAGGTCGATCGCGCCGAGTTCGTCGCAATGATGAACAGCCTCAACCTGTCCGCCCCCACCCATCTGACCGAAGCGCTGCGCACCAACATGTCCGGAGGCAAGACGGTACGCCAGCTATTGCAGGAAGCGGCGGCCAAGGTGCCATTCATGGCGATGGCCGAGTTGCGGCAGCGGCTGGTGCAGAGGGCGAACGACTTCGTGATATTGGACGTTCGAGAGAAAGAGGCGTTCGCCGCGAGTCATGTGCCGGGCGCGACCCATGTGCCGCGCGGTCAGTTGGAACTGCGGGTGAATGAGGTGCTGCCCGATCCGCATGTCGAGATACTGACCGTCTGCGAACTGGGGAAGATTTCGACCCTGGCCGCCGCCACTTTGCGCGAGCTGGGATTTCCGCGCGCGACCGCGCTTGACGGAGGAATGGCGGCCTGGCGGGAGCAGGGCAATCCTGTGGAGAGCGGTTTGACGGCCTGA